A single region of the Lotus japonicus ecotype B-129 chromosome 4, LjGifu_v1.2 genome encodes:
- the LOC130712369 gene encoding uncharacterized protein LOC130712369 — MLRSFTTRRYERLGKETASSALLQEGFKRSTSLPSRASSSARKMAHSTLGNINLQRNPTKKANNTSKSTHPLFSFLDFRRKKKTTARPEFTRYLEYLKEGGMWDLNSSKPVIYYK; from the coding sequence ATGTTGAGATCCTTCACTACTCGGAGGTATGAGAGACTGGGTAAAGAAACTGCTTCAAGTGCTCTTTTGCAAGAGGGGTTCAAGAGGAGCACAAGTTTGCCTTCTCGAGCATCCAGTTCTGCAAGAAAAATGGCTCATTCAACCCTTGGAAACATTAATCTACAGAGAAACCCCACAAAGAAGGCTAATAACACCAGCAAGAGTACTCATCCACTCTTCAGCTTTTTGGATTTCCgtaggaaaaagaaaacaacagcTAGGCCTGAATTTACAAGGTACCTTGAGTATCTCAAGGAAGGAGGCATGTGGGATTTGAATTCCAGTAAGCCTGTGATCTATTACAAATGA